The DNA window CAGCTCGGCCGTGTCCTCGACCTCGATCACCTCGGCGAGCGCGCGGGTCGCGATCGACCCCGTCGCGGCGATCGGGTCGCCCACCAGCCACTGCACGAGGTCGATCGTGTGGATGGCCTGGTTCATGAGCAGCCCGCCACCGCCCGTGGCCCAGCTACCCCGCCACGGGCGGTCCTCGTAGTAGGCGGCCGTGCGATGCCACGGGACGATCGCCGAGGCGCCGAGCACCGCGCCGAGCTCGCCGGCGTCGAGGAGTTCCTTGGCGCGTTCCGCCGGTCGGTTGTACCGGTTCTGGAAGCACACGGCGATCTTGGCGCGGCTGTGCTCGGCCGCCGCCACGAGTCGGTCGGCCTCCGCCCGCGTGTGGGCGAGCGGCTTCTCGAGGACGACGTCGATCCCCCGTTCGAGCGCACGGATCGCCTGGTCGGCGTGCAGATGGTGCGGGGTGCAGAGGTGGACGACGTCCGGTCGCGCCTCGTCGAGGAGGCGGTCGAGGTCCGTGTACCCGGGGACGCCGGTCGCCGTGCTCACCGCGTCGAGCCGGCCGGCGTCGACGTCGCACACCGCGACCAGCTGGGCGCCCGGCACCGTCGCGATGGCGGCGAGGTGGAGGGCGGAGATGTCGCCGCACCCGACCACGGCGACGCGGCGGACGACGGGCTGCGGCTCGCGGGTCATCGCAGCCCGATCCCCAGCTCGTCGGTGAGTCCGCGGAACGCGCGGGCCGCGACACCGAACGAGGCCGGCCCGGAGAAGCCGCCGAGCGCATGCGTCTCGGACAGGTGCGGCTCGAGCGAGGCGAACCCGGTGTAGCCGTCGTCGCGCAGGGCGGT is part of the Plantibacter sp. Leaf314 genome and encodes:
- a CDS encoding Gfo/Idh/MocA family protein; amino-acid sequence: MTREPQPVVRRVAVVGCGDISALHLAAIATVPGAQLVAVCDVDAGRLDAVSTATGVPGYTDLDRLLDEARPDVVHLCTPHHLHADQAIRALERGIDVVLEKPLAHTRAEADRLVAAAEHSRAKIAVCFQNRYNRPAERAKELLDAGELGAVLGASAIVPWHRTAAYYEDRPWRGSWATGGGGLLMNQAIHTIDLVQWLVGDPIAATGSIATRALAEVIEVEDTAELRIVHAGGATSTVYATVAGVANLPVTIDVVCERGTLHLGAELTARFDDGRVETTVERATASGERAYWGVSHERLIQDFYAGLDEPGAFWLHPAEARKAFDVIQDVYDDAIPDRVMPTPDLSAPAAIA